TTTTaagacctgggttcaagccctggctctgccacagactccctgtgtgaccttgggcaagtcccttagtctctctgaggcctgctctacacttaaaagttacaTCAACAAAGCTACAGTGgccagggatgtgaaaaatccacagccatGAGCACTGTACCTATGGTGACCTAATTCCCAGCATAGAGGCAACGACGTCAGTGGAAAAATGCCTCCATCACCTTAGCTACTGTGGCTCGGGGAGATGGAGGTCCTCCAGCGATGGAAAATCCCCATACATCACCATAAGCAGCACCACAGGGCCCTGTACAGTAGGCGAGCTGTAGCCTGGGGAGACAGCAGGTCCCTAAGGCAGGGGATGAGAGGGAAACATTCATTAGTGATTGTGAGGGTTGAGATACAATAGTGATGGGGCCATGTGCGGGGGTGTTCacccacacttgccctgaaagggttaatgcagATTGAGAAGGGGGCTAATTAACCCAAAAAGCCACAGCTGAGGTCTCGGTGGCTAAGCAATCCCCTGAATGAATGAGGAAGgccagctgaggaggaaggagctgggtTGGAGCTATACAGGCAGGAAattggcagcagaaaggggaCTGCAGGGAAGGAGtttgcagtcactccctgggagaagggaggtgtgtctGGAGCTAGAGGCAAGTACCCTACAGTTACTTATAGGAGGGGGGAGTTTGGGCTGGCAAATTCAGAGCGGTAGGCAAGGCTCAGGGAAAAAGCTGCAAGGTATGAGGTTGCTCAGACTTGCTGCTAATGAGAGGGCCCCGGAGCCGGGAACCATAGTAGAGGGAGGCCCCAGGTCCCCCTTCCAGCCACTGGAAGAGTGGCACGGTTTCAGCAGTAAAGGGAAGACTGCCATTTCATATGGAGGAACTTTGATACGCCCCCCTGgactggagggccaagtcacaaagaagGAGCTCCTTGAGTGGCAGGCAGCAAGAGGACGATGGGAGAGACACTGCCAGAGGACGGCATAATGCCTggccagagctaatccccaggatggcCAGAAGGAGGCACCACTAGCGGTGAGTCGTGTCCCCCCCATGACAGGCCCATATAGGTACCTGTCTCGAAGGAGAGATAACCTGTCAAGGAGCATGACAACTCACATGCATTGGCTGTCTGTGTTATTCTGCTGTAATTCAGACTCCTGAACCTCACATAGATGGTATTTTCCTAAGATCCCTGGGTTGGTCAGCCCAGCAAGCTAAAAGCACAGTCATCAAATAAACATGCCATCAGGTACAATCACTTCTTCTGATTAATCTACTTGTATTGGAGGTGCCTGAACTGACTTGCCCGCAGCACCGTCCCTCCTTGGTAATGATTCATGGCAAGACTAATATGGAACTCAGGAGGGCATCTCTGCGGCTCCATTAGGTAACATTGCTACTCAAAGCAAGTTGCCTCATTTGAACATTAACATGCAATGCAGAACCTGACCCTGTGGGTCACACAGAGATTTAATGGTAACGCTAGACAATAATCTAGTTCACATGACATGTCTGGGAGGTGAAATTCTGGGTTCCCTCTAATACCAGGCATGTTGCAGACCTAGCACTCTTCAATAGCTCGTGGCCTGCCCTGCAAGGTGCACTGCCCACTCTGGCCACAGCTCCATTGTGATGACTGTCACAGTTCTGAAACAGAGGCAGGATTTAGGTCCTGGGTGGGTTTTCAAGTGTTGGCCTCATAGtcaggggaggtggcaggagaCTCGTCTGAAGGACAGCGATTTGGAGACACATTTTCGTATTTGGGTTCCTCCTCAACAACAGCCTGTTCATTTGTTTCTAGGCTTCTGGCCTCTTCAAGACTTTCACTCTTCTTGGGGTCCCCTGTGACCTCATCTTCTCCTTCCTGAGCCACTAGTCTTTTAAATATAGGAGATGTGTGGATGAGAGGTTCTCGCTTAACAGGAACATCTATCTGGTGTCTATGTGTGAGGAGCTCAGGTGACTCACAGGGCTCCAGATCTTTTGTCTTGGAGCTCTCCTTGTGTGGAGGGGATGGCTGGGAGAACATGTCTCTGGAGTCCCTctctgagctcagggccctgcgGGGAGGTTTCTGGATGCTCTCAGTACTTTTCCTCACCATGGGCTCCTCCCTGAAAGCCCTTTTTACTCTCTGGAAACTACCCAAACGTTTCAGTACAGCCTGAACTGTCCCCTCTCTGCTTCCATCAGCACTCTCATTGGACTTGGAGGATTTCCCTGCTGTCCCCACAGTCACGTAAATGGTTGtgacattctgctcctttcctctAACATCCAAAGTGTTTTGATGCAAAGCTGCCTCAAGGGCCTCGACTCTCTGGGCCACATGTCTGCCACTTGACACTGGCATCCTGTGGCCTCCTGAGGTACCCCTGGGGGAGGGCTGGTGGCTATCCTCAGCCTCAGAGATGGGCTCTGGGTTTTCGTAACAGTCACCTGGCAACCcaccctgctggggctgctcctccGGGTCAGCATGGTGCTGGTGAGAGGGAACTTTGGTGAGACCCCAGGGGGCTTTGGGCTTCCGAGTGGTATTTGGTGTCTCCATGGAGCCTCTTTGACACTGAGGGCCAAATTTAGTTCCTTCTGCAAAAGACACCGAGGGCCTCTTGGCTCTGGCGATGCTGGATGTGCGGGGGATGGTGAAAGGCTGGGAGACGTCCTCAGAGTTAAATGCTGATGCATCAGGAAATTCATGACACTTGGAGCTGCCTTCCTGAGGCTCAAAGCCTGCCACTGCAGGAACATCTGGAGAataaggaagggaaggggggttaGGCTGCTTCTCCCTTGGCTACAGAGGCTTCCAAGAACTAAGTCACCAGCATACCGACAGGCTTCTCCTTAGCTCAGGGCTCAAGGTTAGAGCATGTGGCCTTTATCCTCTTCGCCATGACTGGGGGCTTCTAGGGACTAGAGTATCCAGAACTGGCACCATTTGGGGTTGCACTGCACTTCTTTACTCCCAGACTTGATTCTAGATTTATGAGAGTGGATGGTGGGGTAAGGTACTGAGTTAGGTTTTACGCACTGATGCCACAGGGAGCCCAGGGTGGGAGCTGTCTTAACTGCAGCAGCTATGGAAGCACAAACAGCTGCAATGAGCTCTGAACTTATTTGAGGGAGGGAGTTGTGAAATCAGCAGTTTTCTGAGGACATGTAGCTCTGGCAAATACCACAGCATATTTCCATTTCACACTAAACTGATCGGAAGGCCAGAAACAGAGCTCAGCCTCCCTGTATGGAAAGGAAAATAAGGAACTAAAAATAATTGTTGCCTGTGTGTAACACAAGTCCTTTGCAAATCCCTCCCCACAAGTACACATGGAATGAAATTCACCCTAAGCAAAGGGCCTCTGTCCCACTGGGCCATCTGCACAGGGATGACTTTCGCCCCCACAGAGCAAAGGAAACAGGGAAGGAGAGTTCAAAATGAGTCCTAAGGAGATGGTGAAGCAACTGGGCAGCGTTACCTTCTCTGGCAGGGACACAGTAAGCTGGGCCCTCATCGTCAGTgtcaaaggaggaggagaaggagctgtCTGAGGCCCAGGCAGCCGAAGGCGGTTCAATGAAGCTGGGATTGAAGGGAATCTCTGTGTCATGGTGCGAGACTGGAAGGGAAGCAAGACTATGAGGAAGAAGCAATCCAGCTCTCAGGACCACATGCTGGTCTATGTGTTCTAGTCTGTACTGTACCAGGGATGCCCTAGACTGCATGTTCCATGGGGCAGTCACCTGGTAACTGGCTGGCACAGCTTGCTCGTTTGCAATTACAGTATGAATGTAAGGAGATACAGTTCCTACCCTCAGGAACTCTAAAGACACAGACAAAGCAGGGCATAATAAAGAGTGCATCAATCAGGGATCCGTGCTAATAATCCTGATCTTACCTGTGACTCGGGGTAGTCTGTAGCCACTCAGTGAGAGGCAAGGTAACGTGGAGCTGAGATTTGCCAGCACCCCCTGCACGTGATGTTTCATTCTGGAGATCGCATCACCATCAGCAACAGTCGTCCTtggaaagaaagaacagagatgTGTGGCAGAGATGACTGGCTTTCCAATTAAACAAAGCTCACTCCTATCTTGCTGGGAAATGGAGTTGGAATCAATTTGGGAGAAGCCTGCACATGTGGCAGCCCCATTTCTGACCAAGTCCTGCAACCTATCCGCTAATGCAGTTTGACTCATGGGCTGATTTATGGGCTACATGAGCCAAATAAGTAAAATGAAGTAACATGAAATTTTGAAGTAATTCCCTGTCAGGCAACAGAACCCAATGAAGATGCTAAGGACTCTTTATTTGCCTTGAGGCTAATTTTAATTGGCCAGAAAAGGTTCCTCTCGGTTCTAGGGCCGTTCAGCAGCAATGGCCCACGGCAGGTGGCTCTTCTCTTTGCAGCTACATTTCTACAGCACCTGACACATTTTAGTAATACCTGTCTCTGGCATCCAACTTGCTGGTTCCACAGCAACAGCAACAGCAGGTGACACAGAGTAATAAGAGGAGTAATGGGATGAGAATGCCAGCTATCAGGGCTCCCTGGTGCTTTGATCCTGCATGGAGAAACAGTGTAGAACAAGGTGAAATTCTTACTTAGCTGGCAAGTTCAGAGCACTGGGAAAGCCATCCTGGAGGAAGGATCTCAGATCTGGGGACCTGCCTCAGTGGTCTCAGAATGTACTAAACAGATCCAGTCCTGTTCGAATCTCGTCCCATTCATACCGCTCCATATCATAAGGACAGTTGGGGAACTCAGCCCAGACCCAGCACCCAGCTCACAGAACCAGCACATCTTTTGGTATCTGCAGAGTGACAGTCTCTCTGAGTGAGCCCCAGGGTTCCAACTCCTCACccaggaagaggcaggagctCAGGACAGGCTAAGATTTTCTCAGTGCTGTTTGCTCCCGTACACTCTTTCAGCATAACACTGATGATACCACATTACAGGAGAGTGTATTTCCACCAGGCACAGCCCAGTTAGCAAAACCATAAGCAAGACAAGGTGCTGATCTTACCATTACCAACCAAGAATGTATCTGTACATTAAAGTCAAGTGGACTCTACTCCAGACACATTTTCTATGTTAAAGAATCTTTGACTTACTGTGGCACATTCAGGAACATAAGGACTTGCTCTCAAAGATCAGACCTTTTGGGCCATCTATTCCAGTTGTTAGCCTTCAGAagaggccagtgccagatgcttcagatgaaaGTGAAAGTCCTCTGACTGGCACTAACCAATGTGGTCAGAATCACCCTTCCTAAATCTCCTATTCAATTTCAAACTTTCCCCTGCAGTATTTTATTCAGATGCATTTCCACATTTTTTAGAACCTGGGTCCACACGGGGATGATAAACCGAGTGAGAGTGCTTCTCCATAGTGCAATTATGTCCTTCAATCAACTGTTACAAACCAAGCAATTCTTCATCTACCCACAAACAAGTGACTTTACAATCAAGGCTGGATCCATTTCTCTGCTGTAATTTCATGTGACAGACTCAGAGAAACACCTTAACTCTAAACACAGTTAATCATTTTAGTTACACTCTGACATACTCCTGATGAATGTTATGGATGAAAATATCACCCTGTGCTACAGGATGGGAACAAAGACACAGGGACAGAAATATCAAAGGCCTAGAGCAAGATTAAGGTCTTGTGAGGCACAATGAGCTTCACACAACGTGGGCTCTGGTTTTTGGACTAACTTTGAATCCCAATTCAAACTGTTGTGGTACTTGAATCTGGCATGATAGCTGCACTCAGCTAAACAGGCTTGGGCAGTGCGGAGGGGTTATAACAAGGAAACCAAAGCCACAAAAATGAGATAGGAAAGAGCTCATTTCCCTGATCTACAGAgatggaggagaagagggaagggagtTTCCTGGAGGCTCATGCTGTATGGCAGTAGAGGTACTGCATGACACTGTGCAAAGCGTCTTTGCTGGGAACCAGCCCGAGTCCAGAGGGCACCTTGGCTTCCACAGCAACCTTTTGGTGTCTTATGTGGTTTTATATTGGGAGAGAAGGAACCAATTCtctgctctgggaaggagaagatctggTTAATAGGGAATGAATGAAAAGGTACAGTGCACGATATCACTTACTGAGCACACAGTCCCCAGAGTGTGGGTGGCAGGGGCCCCTTGGACATCGGCAGGGGGAAGAACAGTTCGCTCCAAAAAAACCCTCTGGGCAGGTCTCATTGCAGCtgaggggagagacagaaagaaatggaaaatgctCGTTTGGAAACATCCCATCCTCTGCCCACTGCAGCTTCCCTCGCTTTTACCTGGTGCCCCAATAGCCAGCCTGGCAGATACACTCCCCAGACACTGgatcacagctcccattaacaCAGTCTGGACAGGTGAACCTGCATCCATCTCCAAATGTTCCGGCAGGGCAGGATGCTTCacagctgcagagagaggggagaaTCTAGCTGCTGGCTCATGGGAGAGAGGCTGGCAATGCAGAGGGGCTATAGCTTAGTTTGAGGGTTAGCAGCTGTCACAGTGCAGAGCCTGCTTTGCATTTGCACTGATATTAATGTTCTGCCACAGGGCCCTGACTTGTTGCTAATCTTACTTGAGGATGGGAATGGTgatctggtggttagggcactagagtgtgacccaggagttctgggttGTGTTCCTGGTTCTGACAGACTCCATGCGTGACTGCGGGAAAGACACTTACcccttctgtgcttcagttccccatctgcaaaatagggataatcTTCCCTAACTCATGGAGTGGGAGGCTCAGATACTGAAGATACTACAGGAAAGGGAACCATAGACAAGCCTGTAAATATATGCGGCTCATTGTGTTGTAGAGTCCTGCTGGGGATGCACTGGGTGTCTCTGACCTCAGGGCTCTTTGACCTCAACAAGACAAATATTGAATAGAGATTGGTTGCTGTTTATTTTCATTGTTCTCTGGTATTACACCTGACGCCAGGATTTCTGCAGACAGCACACAGAGAGACCTCCTAGTGTGTCTGAACACGGCCTTGCTCTGCACACATTTGGCGAGAAGGGAGGCTGTACCACTGAATGCATGTTGGGTGGTCTCCACCCAGAATCCCTAGCTCAACTGTCTGACAGCTGTCCGTCTATCCATGGACAATCATCACACAGCGTCTAAGCTTCCGTACTGTGAATGAAGctttcaaacaaatattttctaCTTTACGCTCAAGGAAACCTGAGGACAGAGGATGTCTGCTACAACAGAGAATTGAGCTCCACAGGGCAAACATCACACAGAAAAAGAGGGGTCCGTACCTGGGTCCTGTCTTGCCAGGGTCACAATTCAAGCAAGCCCCTGTCTCTGGATGACAGGCCTCCCCTTGTCGGCAGCTGGGACACATCTGTGCACAGTTCTCCCCATGGTATCCAGGCGTGCACAGCTTCTTACAGAGGGTACCATTCCAGCCAGAGTCACATGCCAGGCAGAACCCATCCACAGGAGAGCAGGGCTGGTTCTGCTTGCAGTGCCCACAGCTGCACAGTCAGAGGTGTAAGGAACAATCAGCATCAGAGCTGGGGGAACAGCGGCCCCACAtcccaaaccaaaataaataggGCAGAGAAATAGGGAGAAGAGAACTGTACTCTCTGCTCCACAGCCAAGACCAAACAGAGCATGCTCCCACCAGCAACAGCCCTGGGAACAAAGCAATCTGCTCCCAAAAGAGCTCAGGTCACTGACAGCCTGCACAGCCCTCCCATACCCCATCCACAGTGCTTCCACACACAGCAGTATGGCAGAGGCATCAGCCCCCTTCTCTGAGACAGGTGTCCACTGGTGGCATTCCTCAGAGGTTTCCCTCTGTACAGCTGTGATATAGTCCCTGCTGTGTCTAAGTGACAATGGAGGCAGTTACCCCTGTGGAAACATGCTACAGAGTTTAACAGGAATGATGACATCTCATGAGATCTTATTGGAATTTAACAGGGTTTTGTAGCTATTACGCTAAAAAACCTATTGAATGCAATGAAGAAAGAGAGATCCTCCTCTGTAGGCCCTGAATCAGCCTACAGAAGAGCTATCTATAGTTTTCTACTGAAGTCTACAAGACTTTCCCATGGGGGACAGTCCTG
The Eretmochelys imbricata isolate rEreImb1 chromosome 17, rEreImb1.hap1, whole genome shotgun sequence DNA segment above includes these coding regions:
- the SCARF1 gene encoding scavenger receptor class F member 1 — translated: MPWLGSPLWPASPCIQTQMAQLLLLLFCLHFWPWIGSSAQELDPNGRNVCKATSLSAGLVCCPGWKQEGRECTAAWCEGEDACKMDEVCVRPGICLCKPGFFGANCNSRCPDQYWGSDCKKSCSCHPNGKCDPVSGQCTCNANRWGVLCQFPCQCGPHGHCSTLTGACQCEPGWWAPNCKKQCLCRLASSHCDPVTGQCICAQGWWGRRCSFRCTCHLSPCAQDSGRCECRAGFWGPLCQHHCDCLHGNCNPLDGHCSCNPGYQGRSCGDPCPAGYYGSQCRYSCGHCKQNQPCSPVDGFCLACDSGWNGTLCKKLCTPGYHGENCAQMCPSCRQGEACHPETGACLNCDPGKTGPSCEASCPAGTFGDGCRFTCPDCVNGSCDPVSGECICQAGYWGTSCNETCPEGFFGANCSSPCRCPRGPCHPHSGDCVLRSKHQGALIAGILIPLLLLLLCVTCCCCCCGTSKLDARDRTTVADGDAISRMKHHVQGVLANLSSTLPCLSLSGYRLPRVTVSHHDTEIPFNPSFIEPPSAAWASDSSFSSSFDTDDEGPAYCVPAREDVPAVAGFEPQEGSSKCHEFPDASAFNSEDVSQPFTIPRTSSIARAKRPSVSFAEGTKFGPQCQRGSMETPNTTRKPKAPWGLTKVPSHQHHADPEEQPQQGGLPGDCYENPEPISEAEDSHQPSPRGTSGGHRMPVSSGRHVAQRVEALEAALHQNTLDVRGKEQNVTTIYVTVGTAGKSSKSNESADGSREGTVQAVLKRLGSFQRVKRAFREEPMVRKSTESIQKPPRRALSSERDSRDMFSQPSPPHKESSKTKDLEPCESPELLTHRHQIDVPVKREPLIHTSPIFKRLVAQEGEDEVTGDPKKSESLEEARSLETNEQAVVEEEPKYENVSPNRCPSDESPATSPDYEANT